In Hymenobacter volaticus, the genomic window AAAACGCTCGCCTTTTCCGCTGCCCCCGCTGCCGACGGGGTTACTGAGACTGGTTCATCGGTGCTTGCCACCGTGCGCACTTGGCTGGTGGTGTTGCACCGCGTCAATCCGATGTTGTCGTGGGCCGGGTGGCTGCATCTGGTGCTGCTACCGGGCGCCGTATTGGGCTTAGCGCTTGACGAGCGACTGGTAACGAACGTGAATCCGTGGATCAAGCCGCTGAAGTTTCTTTTTTCCGACATCATCTACGTCTGGAGTTTGGGCTGGCTACTGGCCGACTTACCGGCGGTCGCCCAACGGGCAGTGCGCCGCATCAGCTGGGGCGTGGCGGTAGCCATTGGGGTTGAAATCGTTATTATTTGTTTGCAAGCAGCCCGTGGCACCACCTCGCACTACAATGTTGCTTCGCCACTCGACAACATGCTCTTTAGCGTGATGGGTCTATTCATCCTGATTAATACCGTGCTGATTGTGTGGGCCGTGTATTTGGTGTGGCGGCACCGGCCCCACGGCCCGGCTGGCTACGTGTGGGGCGTGCGGCTAGGGCTGCTGCTGTTTCTGGTGGGCAGTGCCGTAGGCGGAGCTATGATCAGACAGTTGGCACACACGGTAGGAGCCACCGATGGCGGCCCCGGCCTGCCTGGCGTCGGCTGGAGCACGCGCGCCGGCGACCTACGCATTGCTCATTTCTTGGGGTTGCACGCGCTGCAGTTAGTGCCGCTGCTGGGCTGGTGGTTGAGCCGGTACGTACCCCGGCGCTCTGTGCTCCTGACGTGGCTTGGCGCTGCGCTCTACACCGGAGCCGTGGTCGCGCTGTATCTGCAAGCTATGCAGGGTGTCCCGCTGATCAGCATCAAATAAACCCGCTTACATCTGTTTGGCATTGCTTGTTGAGAGCTAGCAATGCGTAGACTTCAAGCTATAGCTACTTCTATCGGCAGCGCAGGCACCAGACGGGCATAGCGCCCCCCTGATGCCTGTATCTTGCCCATCACTATGAACGACCGTCGCCTCCTCCTCTTTGGAATTCCTTCTTTGAGTTTAATTATCACGCTGCTTACTGCGTCGGATCACCAAACCTGGACGGTACCGCTGTTTTTCATTGATTGGGGTATTTCCTTCTACTTCACGGCTTTCCTCTGGCTTGGCAACCGAACCCTGTGGAACTGGCTGCTTGGGCGCCTTCCGCACGTTGATCAAACCAAGCGGCGGCTCTGGAGCCTAGCCGCGCTGTCGGTCGTGGGTACGAGCGTGGCGACGGTGCTGCTACGGCTACCACTGCACTGGCTACTCCCCCAATACTTTGGGTTGGATTTCGAGTCTCAGGTATCGGGCACGTTTTTCAACTTGTTTCCCACGTTGGCCGTGCTGACGCTCTACGAAACCGTGTATTTCTTTCGGCAATGGGAGCAGAATGTGCGCCGGGCCGAGCAGCTGCAAAGCGCTGGGGTCCAGAGCCAGCTCGAAGCTTTGCAAAGCCAACTTGATCCGCACTTTCTGTTCAATACCCTCAACACGCTTTCGGCCCTCATCGAGCCGGGCAACAAACCCGCCCAAGAGTTTGTGGAGCAGCTCGCCGATGTGTACCGTTATGTGCTCCTCACCCGCGACAAAGCCACTGTGTCGCTGGCCGAGGAACTAGCATTTATAGACACCTACTTGGCACTGCAAAAGGTGCGCTTCCGCGACAACCTACGCGTGACTACCTCCGTGGCCCCCGCCGCCCTCACGGCCCGCGTGGCGCCGCTGAGCGTGCAGCTGCTAGTTGAAAACGCGCTGAAGCATAACGTGGCGTCGCGACAGTTTCCGCTAGAGCTTCGCTTGTTGGCAGATGGCACGACCAGCTATTTCACAGTGGAAAACACGCTGCGTCCTCGTACGGCTGGCTTGGCCCCAGGCACAGGCATGGGTTTAGCCAACGTGCGTCACCGCTACGAACTACTGCAAGCGCCACAGCCCGTGACAGTTTC contains:
- a CDS encoding sensor histidine kinase, encoding MNDRRLLLFGIPSLSLIITLLTASDHQTWTVPLFFIDWGISFYFTAFLWLGNRTLWNWLLGRLPHVDQTKRRLWSLAALSVVGTSVATVLLRLPLHWLLPQYFGLDFESQVSGTFFNLFPTLAVLTLYETVYFFRQWEQNVRRAEQLQSAGVQSQLEALQSQLDPHFLFNTLNTLSALIEPGNKPAQEFVEQLADVYRYVLLTRDKATVSLAEELAFIDTYLALQKVRFRDNLRVTTSVAPAALTARVAPLSVQLLVENALKHNVASRQFPLELRLLADGTTSYFTVENTLRPRTAGLAPGTGMGLANVRHRYELLQAPQPVTVSTDDGWFRVQLPLLTE